A single genomic interval of Rhizophagus irregularis chromosome 15, complete sequence harbors:
- a CDS encoding uncharacterized protein (SECRETED:cutsite_ILS-LN; SECRETED:prob_0.7714); SECRETED:SignalP(1-24), producing the protein MNIKLHFLFILLFISCFIPKLILSLNTNIISITDTTSLNERVIQSKIYSDNTILLRLINVTTTGCSENQVFLRIINPDGTFNNNVVIRDDRILNDNFCIPSTNHFVEGGIPLDGIRIYALQQKLILLTYFCKLEQGSNVAGLCGMIINWNNTIQDQFDFEHSCTDSSIVIQNIINNNGDGEFLLACYLNDFNQGLIINWSRYTVDSKNGTINIKDHGTINNINTSSQNFRNLFPTEDGGYGILTYNSDKLAIFLYLIPPLPPLFHSSSSSSFTKIRGPFQLYKPTQSFTTLNILNILKCGISFVEFGYNCLIYLNDFNILVNIDFLDSGSIISTNEFIIFNPTSLPTVNIINVDSLYYGGYIILIQNPDNNNNVLGLIYSNNGVLFTDPGGNNWQMPITTNDGISLSYTGNLGVFTDNIIWSIANTIQGLKLITNDLLSNYSSIINGNSKNNLLIFGNSFIDSVNPIIGSMINTTPGPINISITFSNLIELSNGNISIWQTSNSGDHNQDILRQSFSGDQLQYVSIDNENRTVTISVFESTFNMPGQQYYVKVDNGFVKDLRTGQDLLGIRENRWNFNTSITTQDISTGSSSSIVRLTPEGTKYFNSLSNSKKEQFSKEMSEELSKIIPVDPIRLSTSKHFQFDPNTESDQLLFRMDVKGPNNELIGVDSSINSERIARDLNILIRNKDFTGISKGDCSSMLDSTFGGISTPDLWDRYRFILIGVGVGLAILILLFYLANKSEKGRNYVVFMFTIILVDFGLDIAFIIVHGHDLKGLYPATVVILSFPILINLIATFMIVTRELKEIKPPENNNNNRTVQGSPPEKDKNFEFREWWKNHAKTALFFVLFSSIDIEGLNILSSGYSGYKRFDAPISDESAKIILIINGVVKFLEDIPQFIIYVIYLVYTVIPAIIPIIAISTCSVVIVLKSTAILGYGIFCPPPRSYYRVQKIKKDKELEDLSKNGKYEPRPQHPTPPPSPFITSKRPTSVNGSLSHDVIKKTMFGRDDIDIEFQEIPIKHPIVIEPEGGRPEATTRLSEIGIVGSIGEYPIISDNSGQNQEEMEVIDSGVAGGEGSSSGYQTRMFEQFGIDIPSQQQQQQQQQQQQQQQQQQQEPPSPQSTSSIRSIVSGAVRSISGSIGRGSRRKGSQGSKKGKGRDDDDQERKDDS; encoded by the exons atgaacataaaactacattttttattcatcTTACTCTTCATATCGTGTTTTATACCAAAactaatattatcattaaatacaAACATAATATCAATAACTGATACGACCTCATTAAACGAAAGAGTGATTCAATCAAAGATTTATTCGGataatactatattattaagattGATCAATGTAACGACAACTGGATGTTCGGAGAATCAggtttttttaagaataattaatCCGGATGGAACATTCAATAATAATGTAGTGATTAGAGATGATAGAATacttaatgataatttttgtatacCATCAACAAATCATTTTGTTGAAGGTGGTATACCTTTAGATGGTATAAGAATTTATGCTTtacaacaaaaattaattttattaacatatttttgtaaattagaaCAAGGATCAAATGTTGCGGGATTATGTGGAATGATAATTAATTGGAATAATACTATTCAAGATCAATTCGATTTTGAACATTCTTGTACAGATTCTTCTAttgtaatacaaaatattattaataataatggtgatggagaatttttattggcgtgttatttaaatgattttaatcaaggattaataataaattggtcTAGATATACTGTTGATAGTAAAAATggaacaataaatataaaagatcatggtacaataaataatataaatacttcttcacaaaattttagaaatttatttccaACTGAAGATGGAGGTTACGGtattttaacttataattCTGATAAATTAGCCATATTCCTTTATTTAATACCTCCTTTACCTCCATTATTtcattcttcttcttcttcttctttcaCTAAAATTAGAGGTCcttttcaattatataaacCAACTCAAAGTTTTActactttaaatattttaaatattcttaaatgtGGAATCTCTTTTGTGGAATTTGGttataattgtttaatttatcttaatgattttaatatccTTGTTAATATTGATTTCTTAGATTCTGGAAGTATTATATCCactaatgaatttataatatttaatcctACTTCTCTTCCTactgttaatattattaatgttgattctttatattatggtggttatataatattaattcaaaatcctgataataataataatgttttgggtttaatttatagtaataatgGTGTTTTATTTACTGATCCTGGTGGTAATAATTGGCAAATGCCTATTACAACTAATGATGGTATTAGTTTATCTTATACTGGTAATTTGGGTGTATTtactgataatattatttggtCTATAGCTAATACTATACAaggtttaaaattaattacgaatgatttattatcaaattattcttctattattaatggtaattcaaaaaataatttattgatctttggaaattcttttattgatTCTGTTAATCCTATAATTGGTAGTATGATTAATACTACTCCTGGTCCTATTAATATATCAatcactttttcaaatttaattgaattatcaaATGGTAATATTAGTATTTGGCAAACTTCTAATAGTGGTGATCATAATCAAGATATTTTAAGACAATCTTTTTCTGGTGATCAATTACAATACGTTAGTATAGATAATGAAAATAGAACTGTTACTATATCAGTATTTGAATCTACTTTTAATATGCCTGGTCAACAATATTATGTTAAAGTTGATAATGGTTTCGTAAAAGATTTACGTACTGGTCAAGATTTACTTGGTATAAGAGAAAATCGTTGGAATTTTAATACAA GTATAACCACTCAAGATATAAGTACAGGATCTTCTAGTTCTATAGTTCGATTAACACCTGAAggaacaaaatattttaattctttatcaaattcaaaaaaggaacaattttcaaaagaaatgagtgaagaattatcaaaaattataccAGTAGATCCAATAAGATTATCTACTTCGAAACATTTTCAATTTGATCCAAATACTGAATCagatcaattattatttcgtATGGATGTTAAAGGTccaaataatgaattaataggTGTTGATAGTAGTATAAATAGTGAAAGGATTGCAAgagatttaaatatattaattagaaataaagattttacAGGTATTAGTAAAGGTGATTGTTCTAGTATGTTGGATAGTACATTTGGTGGTATATCAACTC ctGATTTATGGGATAGATATCGATTTATATTAATAGGAGTGGGTGTTGGTTTGgctatattaattttattattctactTGGCGAATAAATCCGAAAAA ggacgTAATTACGTTGTATTTATGTTTACAATAATATTGGTTGATTTTGGATTAGATATAGCATTTATAATAGTACATGGTCATGATTTAAAAGGATTATATCCCGCAAC TGTCGTAATATTATCATTCCCAAtactgataaatttaatagctACCTTTATGATTGTAACCagagaattaaaagaaatcaaaccaccagaaaataataataataatagaacaGTTCAAGGATCACCACCAGAGAAAGATAAGAATTTTGAATTTAGAGAATGGTGGAAAAATCATGCAAAAACtgcattattttttgttttattttcaagtattgatattgaaggattaaatatattaagttcGGGATATTCTGGTTATAAACGTTTTGATGCTCCTATATCAGATGAATctgctaaaataattttaatcattaatgGTGTTGTTAAATTTCTTGAAGATATTCctcaatttataatatat GTTATATATCTTGTTTATACCGTAATACCAGCGATAATACCAATAATAGCCATATCAACTTGTAGTGTTGTGATAGTTTTAAAATCAACAGCTATATTGGGTTATGGAATATTTTGTCCACCTCCAAGATCATATTATAGGGTACAAAAGattaaaaaggataaagagttggaagatttatcaaaaaatggaaaatatgAACCACGTCCACAACATCCAACACCGCCACCTTCACCTTTTATTACAAGTAAACGACCTACTTCCGTTAACGGTTCTTTATCACAtgatgttattaaaaaaacaatgttTGGAAGagatgatattgatattgaatttcaAGAAATTCCCATTAAACATCCTATTGTTATAGAACCTGAAGGTGGAAGGCCTGAAGCAACAACTAGATTATCAGAAATTGGTATTGTCGGATCTATTGGTGAATATCCTATAATAAGTGATAATTCAGGACAAAATCAAGAAGAGATGGAAGTAATAGATTCTGGCGTAGCCGGTGGTGAAGGTTCTTCAAGTGGTTATCAAACAAGGATGTTTGAACAATTTGGTATAGATATACCATCacagcaacagcaacagcaacagcaacagcaacagcaacaacaacaacaacaacaacaagaACCTCCTTCTCCTCAATCTACTTCTTCAATAAGGAGTATTGTTAGTGGTGCTGTTAGAAGTATTAGTGGTAGTATTGGTCGTGGTAGTAGAAGAAAAGGTAGCCAGGGAAGCAAAAAGGGTAAAGGAAGAGACGATGATGATCAAGAAAGAAAGGATGatagttaa